TTTGGCTACCTCTAAGCCAAGCCAGCCACAACCCAAAATACTTATCGATTTCATTTTCTTGAATAAAGTTTATAAGATTAAAAAAATGAAACAGATAGTTTCTCATTAGGTTTTCAAAACATTTAAAGTTTTTATATTTTGTTCATACTGAATACAAGCCAACTGAAGATTTTACATGAAAAGTTATATTATTTTTTTTATTTTGGTAGTCAGTTTTATTCTAGCCATTCTCTATCTTTTGTCATCGAACCTATGAAAGCAATTATTCCAGTAGCAGGAGCAGGTACACGCTTGCGTCCACATACTCATACACAACCCAAACCACTCGTACCCATAGCAGGCAAACCTATTTTAGGACATATTATTGACAATTTATATAATAATGGTATTCGAAATTTTTTATTTGTAATAGGCTATTTAGGAGATAAAATAGAAGAATATGTAACAAATACGTATAAAGACTCTATTCAAACCGAATTTGTATTGCAAGAGCCACGTATTGGATCTGCACATGCGTTGTGGATAGCTAGAGAGTTTATAAAGGAAGAAGAAGAACTATTGATTGTGCTTGGAGATACAATTGTAGAGATGAATTATACTCACTTTTTTGATATAAAAAACACCGTAGTAGCTGTTAGAAAAGTAGATAACCCTCGTATATTTGGAATTGTAGAGGCTGATAAAAATGGTACGATTAAAAGGCTGATTGAAAAACCACGTATTCCAAAGTCAAATTTGGCATTGGTGGGAGCATATAAAGTTACAAATATTCCATTACT
The genomic region above belongs to Bernardetia sp. and contains:
- a CDS encoding sugar phosphate nucleotidyltransferase encodes the protein MKAIIPVAGAGTRLRPHTHTQPKPLVPIAGKPILGHIIDNLYNNGIRNFLFVIGYLGDKIEEYVTNTYKDSIQTEFVLQEPRIGSAHALWIAREFIKEEEELLIVLGDTIVEMNYTHFFDIKNTVVAVRKVDNPRIFGIVEADKNGTIKRLIEKPRIPKSNLALVGAYKVTNIPLLLDSIKKIMSNSASANSSWEYHLTDALMEMVLQGEKITFVEVDNWFDCGKKETLLEANASLLKRHGFETSVSTDYPNCIIIQPVRFGKQCKLENSIIGPNVAIGDHTNISNSIIQNSIIGSFSELTHATLDKSIIGSDSSLKGLIQSLNIGDSTEINFTSNNE